The following coding sequences are from one Arachis hypogaea cultivar Tifrunner chromosome 7, arahy.Tifrunner.gnm2.J5K5, whole genome shotgun sequence window:
- the LOC112702967 gene encoding uncharacterized protein isoform X1 — translation MGHRCCTKQKIKRGLWSPEEDEKLLRYITTHGHKSWSSVPKFAGLQRCGKSCRLRWINYLRPDLKRGSFTLEEEQIIIDIHRILGNRWAQIAKHLPGRTDNEVKNFWNSCIKKKLISQGLDPQTHTLLSSHRRITTSSSSNFSNNNNDSFLIITSNMPNSANNNAPIIETSQGLSSSSSLPTNNQAQPSVVQAPSSIVTSSDFCYEPSRIIENNNSNNSNVSNIICSHNYSRMNNSIPSKNSLLWNSRTDHDAEDFRVQTLEEGQGMQHSLHAADDDDDDEIREANNIIEMNTNASLEGSNNDNNNNNNFDFGLLESVLNSEFMSHDINYMDELAWNF, via the exons atggGGCACCGTTGCTGCACCAAACAGAAGATCAAAAGAGGGTTGTGGTCTCCTGAAGAAGATGAGAAGCTTCTCAGATATATCACAACTCATGgccacaaaagttggagttctgTCCCTAAATTTGCAG GATTGCAAAGATGCGGAAAGAGTTGCAGATTGAGATGGATAAATTACCTGAGGCCAGATCTGAAGAGGGGTTCCTTCACTTTAGAGGAAGAGCAGATCATAATTGACATTCATAGAATTCTCGGAAACAG ATGGGCTCAAATAGCGAAGCACCTACCTGGTAGAACAGACAATGAGGTCAAGAATTTCTGGAACTCTTGCATTAAAAAGAAGCTCATATCTCAAGGCCTAGATCCACAAACACacactcttctctcttctcacagGAGAATTAcaacctcatcatcatcaaacttctctaacaataataatgattcCTTTCTCATTATTACTTCAAATATGCCAAACAGTGCTAATAATAATGCTCCCATTATTGAAACTAGCCAaggcctttcttcttcttcttcactaccTACCAATAATCAGGCTCAACCAAGTGTTGTTCAAGCACCGTCTAGCATTGTTACCTCATCGGATTTTTGTTATGAACCATCAAGaataatagagaataataatagtaataatagtaATGTCTCCAATATTATTTGTTCTCATAATTATTCACGCATGAATAATAGTATCCCATCTAAGAATAGCTTATTATGGAATTCAAGGACTGATCATGATGCTGAAGATTTCAGAGTTCAGACATTGGAAGAAGGGCAAGGAATGCAACATTCACTACATgctgctgatgatgatgatgatgacgagatCAGAGAAGCTAATAATATCATTGAGATGAATACTAATGCTTCTTTGGAGGGCTCcaataatgataataacaataataataattttgactTTGGGTTGCTGGAAAGTGTACTTAACTCTGAATTCATGTCTCATGATATCAACTATATGGATGAACTTGCATGGAACTTTTAG
- the LOC112702967 gene encoding uncharacterized protein isoform X2, whose translation MGHRCCTKQKIKRGLWSPEEDEKLLRYITTHGHKRLQRCGKSCRLRWINYLRPDLKRGSFTLEEEQIIIDIHRILGNRWAQIAKHLPGRTDNEVKNFWNSCIKKKLISQGLDPQTHTLLSSHRRITTSSSSNFSNNNNDSFLIITSNMPNSANNNAPIIETSQGLSSSSSLPTNNQAQPSVVQAPSSIVTSSDFCYEPSRIIENNNSNNSNVSNIICSHNYSRMNNSIPSKNSLLWNSRTDHDAEDFRVQTLEEGQGMQHSLHAADDDDDDEIREANNIIEMNTNASLEGSNNDNNNNNNFDFGLLESVLNSEFMSHDINYMDELAWNF comes from the exons atggGGCACCGTTGCTGCACCAAACAGAAGATCAAAAGAGGGTTGTGGTCTCCTGAAGAAGATGAGAAGCTTCTCAGATATATCACAACTCATGgccacaaaa GATTGCAAAGATGCGGAAAGAGTTGCAGATTGAGATGGATAAATTACCTGAGGCCAGATCTGAAGAGGGGTTCCTTCACTTTAGAGGAAGAGCAGATCATAATTGACATTCATAGAATTCTCGGAAACAG ATGGGCTCAAATAGCGAAGCACCTACCTGGTAGAACAGACAATGAGGTCAAGAATTTCTGGAACTCTTGCATTAAAAAGAAGCTCATATCTCAAGGCCTAGATCCACAAACACacactcttctctcttctcacagGAGAATTAcaacctcatcatcatcaaacttctctaacaataataatgattcCTTTCTCATTATTACTTCAAATATGCCAAACAGTGCTAATAATAATGCTCCCATTATTGAAACTAGCCAaggcctttcttcttcttcttcactaccTACCAATAATCAGGCTCAACCAAGTGTTGTTCAAGCACCGTCTAGCATTGTTACCTCATCGGATTTTTGTTATGAACCATCAAGaataatagagaataataatagtaataatagtaATGTCTCCAATATTATTTGTTCTCATAATTATTCACGCATGAATAATAGTATCCCATCTAAGAATAGCTTATTATGGAATTCAAGGACTGATCATGATGCTGAAGATTTCAGAGTTCAGACATTGGAAGAAGGGCAAGGAATGCAACATTCACTACATgctgctgatgatgatgatgatgacgagatCAGAGAAGCTAATAATATCATTGAGATGAATACTAATGCTTCTTTGGAGGGCTCcaataatgataataacaataataataattttgactTTGGGTTGCTGGAAAGTGTACTTAACTCTGAATTCATGTCTCATGATATCAACTATATGGATGAACTTGCATGGAACTTTTAG